The sequence below is a genomic window from Acropora palmata chromosome 5, jaAcrPala1.3, whole genome shotgun sequence.
AATATCGATCGTGTTAGAATACCCCTTGATGGTGATGCCTCGTCATTTCTCAGAAAAGGTCTTTGTGTACTATATCTATGATATTTAACTAAACATTACACGGCACGGCTTCCTTTCTAACTCACTTCAGCTGTCGTTATGAATTTCGTACGCGTTCGTGCTCTTCTTTTTGACTGACGCATTTTCGTCGTCCTTTATCTCCTCtacattttctttaattgaCGCATTTTCGTTGTCCGTTGTGTTTCCAGCCTTATTTGTTTTCCTCAGACTTACTGTGCTCCCCatctgaaatgttctgcgATTGGTAGAGAATATAATTTCGCAGAAACAAGtccaatagggagcttaagcagcaacgacggcaacagcaacgaaaacgtcacttgaaaataagcaTTTTAGGAAATGGTGGGTATAGTGTTTATTGCTCCACCTCGCATCCTCGCATCCTgatgttgacagagcacgctgcaatgGACTGGTAGACGCGCCGTCGTAGTAAATAtggagaatgaaaaatttactgttgtatattcacgttgtcgttaaaaccttacatttggaaatttcacattgtcatttggcagactacgtcaaagaattgtactaaagtgcgtgcggcacgtgcagcacgattatttttcctccttcaaccaatcagagcattATGTTCTtgcgtcgtcgttgccgttgccgtcgtccttgcttaagctacCGAATGTAGAATCGCAGACAACAAAGATTAAATTGCAAACTGACATCGAATGCCAAAGTCCAACATAAAAAAGCGAAAGTCGAATTTTGGCGGAGATATAACGCCTCGCCATGCATATTCAGATGCAACTAAACTTCCGCTATTTCCCCGAATCGCTCGATAATCATAACAATGTTCCCTGGTTTTATTTTAGTTCGAGGTTTACCTAGGGACGCGTCACTTTCGGAGAGAAGATGATCATGAAACGCTTTTTTAGATGTTCATCGTTCGCATGAAGTGAACAAATTAATCggataaattttcaaaaatccAGTGAAATATTGACTTTGCTCCAGTTTAATACACTAGTCACAGGTAACGCTAACGTGAAATCAATCGTTGTCGCAATTTCACGAGCCGCGATGAATCAAGATCCCGAGGATGCACAAGATCAGGGCACCCAACAACGGAATGAAGCGGAACATCTTGTCGCTGCGGACAATGAGCCAAGAGTAAGTCACAGTGATGCAGACAGTTGATTCAACTAACTTCTTATTGATGTTCAATGCTTATATGTTGAACCACGTCATGAATCCCTCAATTGATCTACTGAGTTTATTGGTTATTACTCAACAAAAGTCGTCTGGTTGAAGTAATCTCAATTGCGTATCCAAAtcatttttgtcttatttCACTTCAAATAATAGACGCATTTAGCGTAGCTTTTAGACTTCTCGCTTGGTTGCAATATCATAACTAATTAGATTCCCGGAATTCACACTACCGCCAAAACAATGCTAATTAgagtgatttttttctgtttatctGGTCCACAGTTTTGCCAACGCCTTCTCCGTTTGCTGTCATCTTGGATTCCactgtttttcattctctttCAGCTGTTCAGATTGGTGTCTTTGGTAATGTTCGCCATATTTGTGGTTTATTGTACCCTGTACTGCGAGTCATCAAGCGTCGACTGTCAGGGTTTTTCAGTGTATCATGTGCCAAATTGTGATGCCTTCTGTTGGAAGGCTGTATGGTTAATATGCTCCATATTGACGTCCATAATCTTCATTGGTTTGTTAAATCAATGGGCGCTTCCGGATTTGAGACCCGTCTCATGCGTGGTAATATGGCGGTGTCTTCTCTGCAAACCGTATTTTTGGTCTCTCAACATTACAATGGCTTTCGTTGTGGCTTACGATATTTTAATCACGGTCATCAACCATCAGGCCAAGATAAGCGTCGAATGTCTCGTAATCATTTCAAAGCTCTGCACTTTGTATATGATCTACCAATTGAATTTCACTTTTCCCCCCAGTAGGGCGAAGAATTTTCGCCCCATCTCCAGAGCAGCCTATTGTATCACGTTAACAATTTTCGTACTGGACAATCTTTGCAAGTTTTTGGTGCTTTCGACTGAAGTAGCCTTCAAGTTTTACACAATCAACTCCAAGGCTCCTAAACCACTCACAATCGTCATTCTAATGTTGATGATAGTAAACGGCTCAATTTATCATTcatttcttgtgtttttttggcaaaagcttTTCAGAGGTGACGACGACATACTCGGagtgataaaacaaaaattttctgACACCCGTGGCATAAATGATTTCATGCAAGATCGTGCCGACGGTGGAGTTTAGAAAATTAGGACAATGGAGTACAATCATGGATAATGGGATAGCACCTAGTGTGTATGAATAACTAAATGTTTACCGGCTTAATTGACAACTTCCCTTTGGGACTTTTCAGGGCGAATGAAACAAACTATTCAAATAAGCTCAACAGATTAAGAATCCCGACTGGCAAGAAGGCACACCAACTGGCTATGTACAAGCTGAGGAGTTGAATCAGAGACTgtctggaacaaatccagcccGACTTGAACTCgtgatctccagatttcaagtcagGTTCTCAGACCACATGCACAGGGCCACTCTCCTGTCACATTATGGAGACTTAGTACAGGCAGCCCAAAATAATGTAACTGTCGTcggtgtttttttgtttttgcttttttcgtGTAAAATTATGATGCAGTATTAGAGTAAAACGTTTCCTCAATTGACTGACAAAGCATTAACTCAAAACGCCTTGAGGAGACAGCGGCGTAGGTACGTTATAAGGGGACATACATAACGTATACGTTTCCAGAAGGATAAGTCATGCCGAAAGAAAGATGAGACATGTAAATTAATCTGTTACTAAAAACTTTATGCCTTTTTAGTTTTGATTACTAAGCAACGTTGGAATTTTCAGCACTCTAGGTCACAAATGCAATCGTTCAAGCTCATTTTATTCTCAGCGGTGATGAGATGTTTATCGTTGCATTTGAAACATATCACGGCCAAAGTTCATGAATTCTCGAGGacaaaaaacatttgtaaTACCCCCCAAGTATTTCCAATAGCTTAAATCAATTAGTAATAGCTCAACTCAGTCATCTTAGACACGCAAACTGTTGCCGTCAAGTTTACCTTTAATCATCTATCTCAAGGTCGATTCAGGTTCGTGCATTTTTCGGCGTGATAGGATCATTCAAGACCAACTGCTTTACGAGGCGAGAAAACGAGATGATCTCGAAAATCGATCCAGCAGATCTATCAAGCTTTACTTGGTTAATAAGCTTGCTTATTTTCCTATCAGTGCTTGTTTACTGGATGGGAGTTTCAAGTTATTCTCTGGTCAGTCATGTCAATTTACCGGGCCCCAAACCATTTCCGTTCATTGGAAACTTGTACGAAGCTATTTACAAATATGATGGCCTACATAATGCATTTATGGCCTATGATAAGAAGTATGGCAAGGTCTACAAGCTTTTCTTGGGACGGGATCCTATCATAGTTGTCACAGACTTAGAAATCATCAAACGGATCCTTGTAACTGATTTTGATAAATTTAGGAACAGGCCGGAGGTTCTAGCGGGTAACCCTCCTCTTGACAAAGGATTATTTGGTGCCAGAGATGGCGACTGGAAACGCATTCGATCCATTTTGACCCCGACATTCAGTGCCTCCAAACTGAAGGAGATCGTACCAATCATTGAAGAAGCAGTTAATGTTCTACTGCCAAAATTTGACAGCCTTGCAAAGGATGGTAAGGACGAGTCAGTTTAGTTCGTATATAAAAAAGAATTACTGCGCTCGTACAAAGCTTATTCGAATCGGCATTTCTTTGATGGTGACGGGAATTTAAGACAAATGTTGGATGTAAAAGATATCGGCCCAAGCTCATAGGTGACATATTTCTCAATAAGCATTTTGTTGTTCTTACGGTGAttgcttttgtgtttcaaCTTTAAAAGCCGGAATTCCATGCTTCACCGTTCCAAAGAATCGCAAATATGCAGCTAGAAGTCAGCCATGGCTTTGTGTCTTCTTTATGACTAAACATCAAATAGTGATATGAAACAAACTTCATGGCTCTCCTGTATCATAATTAGCCCCTAGATTATACGACTACTATTAGAAAATTACCTTATTGTAGGAAATCAATGCTCCATGAAATTAAAGAACTAGAAATTAAAGCGACTTAAATTAACGTGAATTTAATGGAAAACGACTTTcgaataaagaaaattaacgCGAAAGAGGCGGTACAATTTCATAATAAAGGAAATTAACGCGATTGAGTCACATGCAGTATTCCGGACTTGCGTAGGCATGTCAGCCCATATTAACACATTTTGTGAAAGATGCAAAGTAAAGgttaaatgaaaagaaagaaagcttgtaGTTCGTGTTTTTTAGGTGTCAAGAATGTCAGGACAGGCTGTAAAATTGGGGATAAAATATTGGAAATTAAGAGCGCGGAAATTAACGCTCAACAAAATTAACGCGACTTAAATTAAGGCAAATTTTAACGATTTGCGTTAATTTCATAGAGCGTTAATTTTCTATAATAAAGCATAACTACGTCCTATGGTCCGCTATTATAGTTTCAATTTCAAGTGGAACTCGTGCTGTGCCAGCACTTTATTTTAAAGTCTTATGATGACATCACGTACGTGCAAGAAATGTATGTAATTAGATATATACTCAATTGTGATAAACGTCAGGAAGCGTCTCGCTGAGTTTGAGCCTTGGGCTGTGTTTTCACTAGGACTGGTCACTTTTTGTGACTTCCGGGTTAGCTATTGTTTTCGGGTCATTTTTACTCGAGGATATCCGCGAGTTTTGAATCTGTATGCAAATAATTGTCACTCACTCGTAACCGGAAGTGTGATTCAATTAGCTAATCAGGATGGATCACACTGACTAGTGCAGAAATATAgtttacgtcatagaaagtgcggcgtacggggttatatgcacgagttgtttgtgtcgaaaacccgaacgagcgaggtacgagcgagtgagggcttttgacacaaacaacgagTGAATTTAACCCCGTACAAAGccctttctatgacgtgagctgtttattacacgtaacacgagaattttcattgaaatagttctctaaacacaaattaaaaacaagaactcacgcacttggagcagaaaattggcgataAACACGTTGACATCTCTTGCaccaatattttcaatctctctcagctcgttccttgaaactaaattttttttgagcaatgaGACATCTCTCTGTGATTTGCTCGATGTGTTCTGTGACACGTCTGAGCAGCAACCAACTGACACAAATCTATATAGCTTTCCTCCGCCttcgaaggaaaatttgaagaaggCGCTGATGAAAAAGCCGCCAAAATCTGAAACGCTATTTGAATGTCAACGATgcacgattctgattggctagcaaagGCATTTACGCTATCGTTGATTCGTTATACGTCCACATAGTCgtccacatgtgaaaacagctGTACGCCATTCTGATCGGCTGTATaggcttttttcacatgtgaaaatatagcatatagatttctacaaatgagctttacgGAGTGAAATTCTCctgttacgtgtaataaagGACACTTCGGCTTGCCAATTACAAACAATCGCGGGAACTTTCACATCCACGAGTAACGACAGTGACACGTTGATTACGATTAGGATAAGAGATACTTCCTATGTTTAGTAAACGAGTTAAGTTaagaggacacttcatgacctttattCGCCGTATTTCTCGCCACAAGAAATGAGAAGAGCGTGTAGATTCTTCGTGACGCTTATTCAGTGTCGCATGCCTCTCATTCAGTACAATCTAATTTAGTACAATCCTGCACATGAATTACGACTGCAGAGTAAATTGCATTATTTTAAGCTCTTTCTTATCATAATATGTTACCACAGTGATAATTGTGGATATCTTTCTTATTTACCAGATAAAAGTGTGGACGTTTCTACCCCATTTGGTCAGTTTTCTTTGGATGTTATTCTCACCGCTGGTTTTGGACTGAAAACAGACATTCAGACCAAACCTGAACCTGAGCTGGTGGACAAAATCTTAACGGTATTCAGTGTCCCTACCTTTCAGCGAGCAATCTCTATGTTCCCTTTCTTTCGCCAAATAAGAAAGATATTTCACTTAAGCCCCATTCAGCATGTTCCgtattttgcaaaaatggccaaaagcGTTTTGGATCTTCGAAGAAGTGGGTCAGTTGGTCGAAGAGACCTGGTACAGCTTATGCTAGAAGTCGAACAGCGGGCTGGGAACAACAACGAGGTGAGGAAATTAACCGACGAAGAAATCATCGGCCAGTCGATCGTATTCTTCGTGGCGGGTTCGGAAACTACCGGAGCTACCTTGGCCTTTACTGCGTATTACCTCGCACATCATCCAGACATACAGGACAAACTCCTTCGTGAGATAGACGACGCGGTGAAGTCACGAAGTGACGAGTCGACCTACCAATTCGTACAAAGCCTTGAATATCTTGAACGAGTTCTCAGTGAGGTGCTCCGCCTAGCCACTGTTGGTTATGTCAATATCCGTGAATGCATGGAGACCTGTGAAATTGGAGGAGTTGAATTTCCTGCTGGGGTTGGCGTAAGCATCCCAGCTTTCGTCATTCACCGCAATCCTGACTACTGGCCAGAGGTACAGATATAGCAAATTatttaataacaacaacaacatgttTATCTGTACCCCAGCATTATACAACACCGATTAACAAagtaaattaacaaaaatacagAAGAGTACAGGCTGCCCCAAAATAACCATAGGGGTTtggcagaaaaaaaagggaggcCCTCCTTAAGTGATTTAcgtaataaaattattcagGTCAGAtaccacacacacacacacatgcaTGTGTCAAGAAGAATGGGCTTACgatttttcttaaagaaagaaaaaacaccaagaaaACACCAGTAAAGTACGATATTGCACTTAAGTACTCCTTCATCACAGGGCCCACAATTTTGATGGGAAGCtcattttcaaccaaagtgagTACTCATTTTCGTTGACTTGACTGTGTCATGCCGATGAGTCGTAAGAAGGACGAAACAGCTACGGATGGTTGCCGAAGAATATCCGAGGGTAGTAGACTCAGTGCTGCCTACAGAATAGCCTATAGTGCTGACGTCTGATTGCTCAAAACGATTTAGTTTTATGTAGCATATGTAGCAGTTAACCGTGTCGCCATGTTAGATAGATATTGGGAGGGAATGGAATGGAAAAACatagaaattttccttttctctaCACCTCCCCCTCATCTTTCTTCTGCCCTTGACCCATCCCCTTGGTGGCAATTTATTCCTTTCTCCAATCTTCTTCTGCTTGAAGATTCAAGATGGCAGCGAAACATTCAACGAAGGATATACTGAGCGTGTGACTAGTAAAATGCCCCAGCAGTGCAGGCTACCTATAGAAGGGCCGCCGACATTTGCcttcaatttgaaaatacaacttTATTAACCTTTAGCTTAAGATTTCACCGCACTGATTTTCTCTTGCAGCCTGAGAAGTTCGACCCAGATCGCTTCCTTCCAGAGTTGGTCAGAAAGCGTCCAGCCTTCTCGTACATGCCCTTTGGCCTGGGACCAAAGCAATGCATTGGAATCAGATTGGCTCAAATAGAGATGAAGATGGCGCTGATTCAAATTCTTCAGAGAGTGAAATTTGCGAAAAAAGAAGACAGCACAGGAGAGCTGAAGTTCCGTGCGGCAACTATCTTACAACCACGTAGCCCTGTTCTTGTCAAAGTCGTGGCGCGCTCACCTTGCAACTAGCAGGAAGAACATTTGCCCCGTTCTTGACTCTCGTCTCAGTTTTATCCGCATGGTTAAGAGTTCAACATTTACCTTAAAGATCATTTTCTTGTAACTATTTTCTATTATATTATACGTCATACTTTACTGATTTAGCATGGGAAGGGTAACTTCTCTGGACTACGGCAGGCCTAAGCCAAATATGACAAATCAGTTTAGATATCACACTCGCCTTCTTGTTGTTACCTGACGTTGCTCAACCTATGAATATTGCACCCTACTCTCCTAAGGCAATCTACGGCGCAATGAAGTGCGGAGCGTTAAAAGCACAGCAACACGATGTATCAGATTTATTTTGTGGCGGAAACCAAGCGGCACCCGCTTTCTTCCTTTGTAGAAAACAATGCGCTCAATGTATCACGTACAAATAGAGCTCGATTGATGTTTCCTCGAACAAGGGCGCCCATATAGATATCTTAGCTCCACCAAATCTTTTCTGCTTTCTGCTCGTATTCTGGAACCCTCAGTAAGCAGTTCGTAGTCCGCTTTCCACAACCCATTTATTTTTCCGGTCCTCTGAACGAGGATTAAAATGGCCGTCACGGATATCCacttaggccccgtttatatggagaaaagttgtcccgggtagaagggtcacccgcctgcccgagctaccctgggcgagccaacttttcatacatttcttacaaaacttggcgaaccgtttacatgagaaacaaaaagttggctcggctagaagggtgacccgcctagccgggtcgcccttttgcgatggtagggtcgCCCTCCtcgccgggccaacttttctgcAAATAAACACTTTGGGTGCTTTCCATTATGCCAAAGATTCCGGAAATTTCGGTTGAAATTCAAATGGAAAGGTCCGTTTCGGTTTCTTCCGACCGGAATATTCGGGATCACCTCTGGAGGTGGTCCACTTATTTCGGTTGGAATATTTCGATCGAAATTCGCCGTTCCATTTTTGACAAACCGGTTCTTTGCCCTAATTAGGGAATTCGGAAATGATAAAAAGTGGCAAGAGCTATTCCTATCGGTTGGCGCGGTTTAATCGGAAAATGTCGTTCCATTTTCCTTGGGTAGTCCCAGTTATCTCTGACCGGTCGGTTTGGCAAcctttggctcgcctagccgggtcaactcggtcaaggagagacgatcagagcatgcgcgagcactgttgttgttgcaaaGCAAGCTCTTGACTCGGGGTATATCCTTCATGTGAGAATGCCATATATGCATCCAGATATCTATGTTCACTTAGTTCTTTGTGTAagataatataatatatacttcacttgcttggtgtactttacttgcttgctgtactttacttgcttgacctactttacttgctcgttgtactttacttgcttaacttactttacttgcttggtgtactttacttccttgacctactttacttgcttgatctactttacttgcttaacttactttacttgcctgacctactttacttacttgacgtactttacttgcttaacttactttccTTCcttgacgtactttacttgcttaacttactttacttgcttgatctactttacttgcttaacttactttacttgcttgacctactttacttgcttgacctactttacttgcttgacctactttacttgcttaacttactttacttgcttgacctactttacttgcttaacttactttacttgcttgacctactttacttgcttaacttactttacttgcttgacgcactttacttgcttaacttactttacttccttgacgtactttacttgcttgatctactttacttgcttaacttactttacttgcttggtgtactttacttgcttcacctactttacttgcttgatctactttacttgcttaactttctttacttgcttgacctactttacttacTTGACGTACTTttcttgcttaacttactttccTTCAttgacgtactttacttgcttaacttactttactcgCTTGACGtattttacttgcttgacctactttactttcTTGACGTACTTTACTCGCTTGACGtattttacttgcttgacctactttacttgcttgacgtactttacttgcttaacttactttacttgcttgacgtactttacttgcttaacttactttacttgcttaacttactttacttgcttgacttACTTTACTCatttgcttaacttactttacttgcttaacttactttacttgcttgacgtactttacttgcttaacttactttgcttgcttcacctactttacttgcttaacttactttacttgcttgacgtactttacttgcttgatctactttacttgcttaacttactttacttgcttggtgtactttacttgcttgacctactttacttgcttgacctactttacttgcttaacttactttacttgcttgacctactttacttgcttaacttactttacttgcttgacgtactttacttgcttaacttactttacttccttgacgtactttacttgcttgatctACTTTAcatgcttaacttactttacttgcttggtgtactttacttgcttcacctactttacttgcttgatctactttacttgcttaactttctttacttgcttgacctactttacttgcttgacgtactttacttgcttaacttactttacttgcttaacgtactttacttgcttaacttactttacttgcttggtgtactttacttgcttcacctactttacttgcttgatctactttacttgcttaactttctttacttgcttgacctactttacttggttgacctactttacttgcttaacttactttacttgcttaacgtactttacttgcttaacttactttacttgcttggtgtactttacttgcttcacctactttacttgcttgatctactttacttgcttaactttctttacttgcttgacctactttacttgcttgacgtactttccttgcttaacttactttacttgcttaacttactttacttccttgacgtactttacttgcttgacctactttacttgcttgacctacttcaagcaagtaaagtataccaagcaagtaaagtacgtcaagcaagtaaagtaagttaagcaagtgaAGTAcaacaagcaagtaaagtaggtcaagcaagtaaagtacgtgaagcaagtaaagtaagttaagcaagtaaagtacaccaagcaagtaaagtacaccaagcaagttaAGTACACTAAGTaagtaaagtacgtcaagcaagtaaagtaagttaagcaagtaaagtacgtcaagcaagtaaagtaagttaagcaagtaaagtacaccaaggaaataagtaggtcaagcaagtaaagtacaccgaggaagtaaagtaggtcaaccaagtaaagtacaccaagcaagttaagtacaccaagcaagtaaagtacgccaagcaagtaaagtaagttaagcaagtaaagtataccaggcaagtaaagtaggtcaagcaagtaaagtacgtgAAGCAactaaagtaagttaagcaagtaaagtacagcaagcaagtaaagtaggtcaagcaagtacagtatgttaagcaagtaaagtacaccaggcaagtaaagtaggtcaagcaagtaaagtataccaagcaagtaaagtacgtcaagcaagtaaagtacatcaagtaggtcaagcaagtaaagtacaccaagcaagtaaagtaagtgaagcaagtaaagtacaccaagcaagtaaagtaagttaagcaagtaaagtagatCAAGCAAGTGAAGTACGCCAAggaagtaaagtaagttaagcaagtaaagtacgtcaagcaagtaaagtacgtcaagcaagtaaagtaggtcaagcaagtaaagtacaacgagcaagtaaagtaggtcaagcaagtaaagtacaccaagcaagtaaagtaagtgaaacaagtaaagtacaccaaggaagtaaagtaggtcaagcaagtaaagtacgtcaaggaagtaaagtaagttaagcaagtaaagtacaccaagcaagtaaagtatatattatattatctTACACAAAGAACTAAGTGAACATAGATACCTGGATGCATATATGGCATTCTTACATGAAGGATATACCTGACTCGGGCAcaggggtcaacttttttctcatataaacgctcgttaaagttgactcggctagcaGGGTGgccctcttgcccgggacaacttttctccatataaacggggcttAGGAGGATGAtcctcttgcccgggacaacttttctccatataaacgggacCTTAGTGAGATATCCGAGAGACTGTTTTAGTTTTCCTCACAATTTTTGCGAACAGCTGACGTTCACGTAGTTGAAGGATTACCCTGTCGAATCATGGCAACGCTagaaaccttgaatttcaataatttgGCTCTTTGTTCTCTTCCTGTGGACAAGGAGGTCAAAAAGGGTAGTCGGCGCATCGAGGGGGCCTGTTTCGTTCTCACCAAACCGACACCGGTTTCAAACCCTCGCACAGTCGCGCATTCCCCATCAGCTCTGTCGCTTCTTGATTTAAAGATGTCAGAGTTAT
It includes:
- the LOC141881590 gene encoding uncharacterized protein LOC141881590, yielding MNQDPEDAQDQGTQQRNEAEHLVAADNEPRFCQRLLRLLSSWIPLFFILFQLFRLVSLVMFAIFVVYCTLYCESSSVDCQGFSVYHVPNCDAFCWKAVWLICSILTSIIFIGLLNQWALPDLRPVSCVVIWRCLLCKPYFWSLNITMAFVVAYDILITVINHQAKISVECLVIISKLCTLYMIYQLNFTFPPSRAKNFRPISRAAYCITLTIFVLDNLCKFLVLSTEVAFKFYTINSKAPKPLTIVILMLMIVNGSIYHSFLVFFWQKLFRGDDDILGVIKQKFSDTRGINDFMQDRADGGV
- the LOC141881589 gene encoding cytochrome P450 3A41-like, with translation MISKIDPADLSSFTWLISLLIFLSVLVYWMGVSSYSLVSHVNLPGPKPFPFIGNLYEAIYKYDGLHNAFMAYDKKYGKVYKLFLGRDPIIVVTDLEIIKRILVTDFDKFRNRPEVLAGNPPLDKGLFGARDGDWKRIRSILTPTFSASKLKEIVPIIEEAVNVLLPKFDSLAKDDKSVDVSTPFGQFSLDVILTAGFGLKTDIQTKPEPELVDKILTVFSVPTFQRAISMFPFFRQIRKIFHLSPIQHVPYFAKMAKSVLDLRRSGSVGRRDLVQLMLEVEQRAGNNNEVRKLTDEEIIGQSIVFFVAGSETTGATLAFTAYYLAHHPDIQDKLLREIDDAVKSRSDESTYQFVQSLEYLERVLSEVLRLATVGYVNIRECMETCEIGGVEFPAGVGVSIPAFVIHRNPDYWPEPEKFDPDRFLPELVRKRPAFSYMPFGLGPKQCIGIRLAQIEMKMALIQILQRVKFAKKEDSTGELKFRAATILQPRSPVLVKVVARSPCN